From a region of the Nitrospira sp. genome:
- the ribD gene encoding bifunctional diaminohydroxyphosphoribosylaminopyrimidine deaminase/5-amino-6-(5-phosphoribosylamino)uracil reductase RibD, whose translation MTLALRLAAKGRGTASPNPMVGALVVRQGRIIGQGFHLRPGTPHAEILALRQAGHRARGATLYVTLEPCCHLKKRTPPCVPEIVRSGVCRVVIAMHDPNPSVKGRGIKQLRQSGISVTIGVARPEAEELNKAYGHFMKTGRPYVILKAGMTLDGKLATATGESRWMTGVPSRREAHQLRRDVDAVLVGVGTVLADDSSLTARTGAQLETLAARQPIRIVVDSLLRTPLKARILTQQDRAKTIIATTAAAPRVRRSAFEKKGIEVLTLPSVRGRVSLTVLLKLLGRRGMMSVLVEGGGEVNAAMLRSKVVDHIRLYMAPVLLGGQDAKGIIGGKSPARLAGTIKLRHMVTRSVGDDIVVEGDL comes from the coding sequence ATGACCCTGGCCCTTCGCCTGGCCGCGAAGGGCCGGGGAACGGCAAGCCCAAATCCGATGGTTGGAGCCTTGGTGGTTCGTCAAGGCCGCATCATCGGACAGGGCTTTCATCTTCGGCCTGGAACCCCCCACGCAGAAATTCTCGCGCTGCGACAAGCAGGGCATCGTGCCCGAGGGGCGACGCTCTATGTCACCCTCGAGCCTTGTTGCCACCTGAAAAAACGCACGCCTCCTTGTGTCCCTGAAATCGTCCGGTCCGGGGTCTGCCGCGTGGTCATCGCGATGCATGATCCCAATCCCTCGGTGAAAGGAAGAGGGATCAAACAGCTTCGGCAGAGCGGGATCTCCGTCACGATTGGAGTGGCACGGCCGGAAGCGGAAGAGCTGAACAAAGCCTACGGCCATTTCATGAAGACCGGCCGCCCCTATGTGATACTCAAGGCTGGTATGACCCTTGATGGAAAGCTGGCCACGGCGACAGGGGAGTCGCGGTGGATGACGGGTGTGCCGTCTCGCAGAGAGGCGCACCAGCTTCGCCGCGATGTCGATGCCGTGTTGGTTGGGGTCGGAACAGTTCTGGCCGATGATTCTTCGCTGACCGCGAGAACCGGGGCGCAGTTAGAGACGTTGGCGGCACGGCAACCTATCCGGATCGTCGTGGACAGCCTGCTGCGCACTCCGCTCAAGGCACGGATCCTGACACAACAAGACAGAGCAAAAACCATTATTGCCACAACGGCCGCGGCTCCACGAGTGCGCCGCTCGGCTTTTGAAAAGAAGGGCATAGAGGTCCTCACCCTTCCCTCCGTGCGGGGCCGTGTGTCGTTGACTGTTCTGCTCAAGCTACTCGGTCGGCGCGGTATGATGTCTGTATTGGTGGAAGGCGGAGGTGAAGTGAACGCCGCGATGCTGAGAAGTAAGGTCGTCGATCATATTCGTCTCTACATGGCGCCGGTGCTTCTTGGCGGTCAAGATGCCAAAGGCATCATCGGTGGGAAAAGTCCGGCTCGGCTCGCAGGAACGATCAAGCTGCGTCATATGGTGACACGATCCGTTGGTGATGACATCGTGGTGGAAGGAGATCTGTGA
- a CDS encoding MFS transporter, whose amino-acid sequence MTTARSFALLCTVGVFCFISYNMVRMPVLALFAESLGAGPERIGLIVSVSTLTGVFLKLPSGALSDIYGRRLLLQIGVIAFGVPPFIYPFVSDLNVLTALRMFHGLATAIFAPSALATVADLYRERRGAALGTYTACTQSGALLGPFIGGYLVYQAGFPSAFVTAGVFGCVAGIIFYSLHLTPPPPRLQEKGLAPVLAEMWRGFAVVVRNKKVLVTSSTDAAKMIANGALMAFLPLYGISVGLNPGEVGTLFTVQAFTSFFSKPIMGRISDRVGRQPLIVLGLLICAGTFVLIPQVSMFPLMLVLSAGFGFGEAVVSSSSSALVADSSEFKTLGAGMGMQGTIMDIGHASGPLLAGVLIANLSYPMAFAIIAGMQLVAAGVFWVAMKRM is encoded by the coding sequence ATGACCACTGCTCGTAGTTTCGCGCTGCTCTGCACCGTCGGTGTATTCTGCTTTATCAGCTACAACATGGTGCGCATGCCGGTGTTGGCGTTGTTCGCGGAATCACTGGGCGCCGGACCCGAGCGAATCGGACTGATTGTCTCGGTTTCGACCTTGACCGGCGTCTTTCTGAAGCTTCCGTCCGGGGCATTGTCCGATATCTATGGGCGACGGTTGCTCCTGCAGATAGGGGTCATCGCGTTCGGTGTGCCGCCATTTATCTACCCGTTCGTGTCGGACTTGAACGTCCTGACGGCTCTCCGGATGTTTCATGGTTTGGCGACGGCCATCTTTGCCCCCAGCGCCTTGGCGACCGTGGCGGATTTGTACCGGGAACGGCGCGGTGCCGCGTTGGGCACGTACACCGCTTGCACACAATCCGGTGCGCTGCTCGGGCCGTTCATCGGCGGCTATCTTGTCTATCAAGCGGGCTTCCCTTCAGCATTCGTCACAGCCGGGGTGTTCGGCTGTGTAGCCGGCATCATTTTCTACAGCCTTCACCTCACGCCACCGCCTCCGAGACTCCAAGAAAAAGGGTTAGCCCCTGTGCTGGCCGAAATGTGGAGAGGTTTTGCCGTGGTCGTGCGGAACAAGAAGGTCTTGGTGACCAGTTCCACGGATGCGGCCAAGATGATTGCCAATGGCGCCCTGATGGCGTTCCTGCCGCTGTACGGTATCTCCGTTGGGCTCAACCCGGGAGAGGTGGGAACACTGTTCACGGTCCAGGCTTTCACGTCATTTTTTTCCAAGCCGATTATGGGCCGGATATCCGACCGAGTCGGCCGCCAACCGCTGATCGTTCTCGGCCTGCTGATTTGTGCCGGAACCTTTGTTCTTATCCCGCAGGTTTCGATGTTTCCTCTTATGCTCGTGTTGTCTGCCGGCTTTGGTTTCGGCGAGGCGGTCGTGTCTTCATCTTCATCAGCGCTTGTCGCAGACAGTTCCGAGTTCAAGACACTCGGGGCGGGTATGGGGATGCAGGGGACGATCATGGATATCGGGCACGCCAGTGGACCGTTATTGGCGGGCGTGCTGATTGCGAACCTGAGTTATCCCATGGCTTTCGCCATCATTGCCGGGATGCAACTGGTGGCAGCGGGCGTGTTCTGGGTGGCGATGAAGCGAATGTAA
- a CDS encoding riboflavin synthase, with the protein MFSGIVEEMGAITSLGKTLAGTKLTILASTVMSDLKIGDSVSVNGTCLTVVSTNERDFSVEVSPETLSMTTLGSFAVGMPVNLERAMRLNERIGGHLVAGHVDGVGTIRGRHQDANAIVFTIEAPPHILRYCVVKGSVTVDGISLTVNEVSDKSFSVTIIPHTAKVTTLGLKQVNDLVNLESDLIGKYVERLLQERDQLPKPTISIDKDYLQKRGLI; encoded by the coding sequence ATGTTCTCCGGCATCGTCGAAGAAATGGGCGCAATCACCTCCCTGGGGAAAACGCTTGCGGGAACCAAGCTCACGATCCTCGCCTCGACTGTGATGAGCGATCTCAAGATCGGTGACAGTGTCAGCGTGAATGGAACCTGTCTCACAGTAGTATCGACAAACGAGCGCGACTTTTCCGTGGAAGTCTCGCCTGAAACACTCTCCATGACGACGCTCGGTAGCTTTGCAGTGGGAATGCCTGTGAACCTTGAGCGAGCCATGAGGCTCAACGAACGCATCGGCGGGCATCTGGTGGCCGGCCATGTGGATGGGGTCGGCACTATCCGGGGACGACATCAGGACGCCAACGCGATTGTTTTCACGATCGAAGCCCCTCCGCACATCTTGAGGTACTGTGTCGTGAAAGGCTCGGTGACCGTCGACGGTATCAGCCTGACGGTGAACGAGGTGAGCGACAAAAGCTTTTCAGTGACGATCATTCCACATACGGCGAAAGTGACAACGCTCGGTCTCAAACAGGTCAACGATCTTGTGAATCTTGAATCAGATCTCATCGGGAAGTATGTCGAGCGCCTGCTCCAAGAGCGTGATCAGCTTCCTAAACCCACTATCAGCATCGATAAAGACTACCTGCAGAAACGCGGACTGATCTAA
- a CDS encoding IPT/TIG domain-containing protein gives MAQPTIFIAALLFGALTLPWQVIAPDLTLAEDQKPKATPQSKSVKPKADPKFHSAETAAKAKACFGMAPQIAKLVPDEGKPGAKVTIKGMQFGSPECLRGVSFGPGQAAVFTMRNESTIVATVPTISRKGLVIVTVTTASGEDSKAFLLK, from the coding sequence ATGGCGCAACCAACCATTTTTATAGCAGCACTCTTGTTCGGTGCACTCACCCTACCGTGGCAAGTCATCGCCCCAGACCTCACGCTTGCCGAAGACCAGAAACCAAAAGCCACACCACAATCCAAGAGCGTCAAACCGAAGGCGGATCCAAAATTTCACTCGGCCGAAACCGCCGCAAAGGCGAAAGCCTGCTTCGGCATGGCTCCGCAGATCGCCAAGCTGGTTCCTGATGAAGGAAAGCCTGGCGCCAAAGTGACCATCAAGGGCATGCAGTTCGGCTCGCCCGAATGTTTGCGTGGCGTGTCATTCGGCCCGGGTCAAGCCGCCGTGTTTACGATGCGCAACGAGTCCACGATCGTGGCCACCGTCCCGACCATCAGTCGTAAGGGTCTTGTGATTGTGACCGTCACAACAGCTTCCGGCGAAGATTCCAAAGCATTCTTGCTCAAGTAG